Proteins encoded within one genomic window of Arachis ipaensis cultivar K30076 chromosome B08, Araip1.1, whole genome shotgun sequence:
- the LOC107611514 gene encoding ADP,ATP carrier protein 1, mitochondrial-like, producing MVNPNPTLEKFARHLHLHSALSSDIQSNDGSFRRPALNQRRTFSNYSNPALHMPASCKSTTDFFTVTSATTSPVFVAAPAEKGNFFIDFMMGGVSAAVSKTAAAPIERVKLLIQNQDEMIKQGRLAQPYKGIGDCFSRTIADEGVVSLWRGNTANVIRYFPTQALNFAFKDYFKRLFNFKKDRDGYWKWFAGNLASGGAAGASSLFFVYSLDYARTRLANDAKAAKKGGGDRQFNGLVDVYKKTLASDGIAGLYRGFNISCVGIIVYRGLYFGMYDSLKPVLLTGSLQDSFFASFALGWLITNGAGLASYPIDTVRRRMMMTSGTAVKYKSSMDAFTQILQNEGAKSLFKGAGANILRAIAGAGVLAGYDKLQVIMFGKKYGSGGA from the exons ATGGTCAATCCAAACCCAACTCTTGAAAAGTTTGCAAGGCATCTCCATCTCCATTCTGCTCTTTCCTCCGACATCCAAAGCAACGATGGATCCTTCCGCCGCCCTGCTTTAAACCAAAGGCGAACATTCTCGAATTACTCGAATCCTGCCTTGCACATGCCAGCATCATGCAAATCCACAACTGATTTCTTTACCGTTACAAGTGCCACAACGTCTCCTGTCTTTGTGGCAGCTCCGGCAGAGAAGGGCAACTTCTTTATTGACTTCATGATGGGCGGAGTGTCGGCAGCCGTGTCGAAAACGGCGGCGGCTCCGATCGAACGAGTGAAGCTTTTGATCCAAAATCAAGATGAGATGATTAAACAAGGAAGACTTGCTCAGCCATACAAGGGTATTGGTGACTGCTTTAGTCGAACAATTGCTGATGAGGGTGTGGTGTCTCTTTGGAGAGGTAACACTGCAAATGTGATTCGCTATTTCCCGACTCAGGCTCTGAACTTTGCATTCAAGGACTACTTCAAGAGGCTTTTCAATTTCAAGAAGGATAGAGACGGTTACTGGAAATGGTTTGCTGGAAACTTGGCATCAGGAGGTGCAGCTGGAGCCTCATCGCTCTTCTTTGTATACTCTCTTGACTACGCCCGTACTCGTCTTGCTAATGACGCCAAGGCTGCTAAGAAGGGTGGCGGCGACAGGCAGTTTAACGGTCTCGTCGACGTCTACAAGAAGACCTTGGCTTCCGACGGCATCGCCGGTCTTTACCGTGGTTTCAACATTTCCTGCGTCGGTATCATCGTCTATCGCGGTCTCTACTTTGGAATGTATGATTCTCTCAAGCCAGTTCTCTTGACTGGATCTTTGCAG GATAGCTTTTTTGCGAGCTTTGCTCTCGGGTGGCTGATCACCAATGGTGCTGGGCTTGCATCATACCCAATTGACACAGTGAGGAGAAGAATGATGATGACCTCTGGTACAGCTGTGAAGTACAAGAGCTCCATGGATGCATTTACACAAATCCTCCAGAATGAGGGTGCCAAGTCCTTGTTCAAGGGTGCTGGTGCTAACATCCTTCGCGCCATCGCCGGCGCCGGTGTGCTTGCTGGCTATGACAAGTTGCAGGTTATTATGTTTGGCAAGAAGTATGGATCTGGCGGTGCTTAG